The proteins below are encoded in one region of Apium graveolens cultivar Ventura chromosome 4, ASM990537v1, whole genome shotgun sequence:
- the LOC141721783 gene encoding putative carbohydrate esterase At4g34215, whose protein sequence is MLAFCWLMLLVYASLVGCEKHIILLAGQSNMSGRGGVVNDTWDGIVPDESRPSRFIIQLTAGLTWEKAEEPLHRDIDITKVCGIGPGLAFAKSLLHKDSSVSQVALVPCAIGGTNISQWARGSQLYNQLVRRAVAAVQGGGTIRAMLWYQGESDTETLADAELYKGRFENFIINLRQDLVFPMLPVIQVALASGSGPFIAKVREAQLGTELPNVWCVDAKGLQLQPDGLHLSSAAQVQLGKMLAHAFLQTIPSPIHSSAARGLPKFNGLSLFQSIVSR, encoded by the exons ATGCTTGCCTTCTGTTGGTTAATGCTTTTGGTGTACGCCAGTTTGGTAGGTTGCGAAAAGCACATAATTCTACTTGCAGGACAGAGCAACATGTCAGGCCGCGGAGGAGTTGTTAATGATACGTGGGATGGCATCGTGCCTGACGAATCAAGGCCTAGTCGATTTATCATCCAACTCACTGCAGGCCTTACCTGGGAAAAAGCTGAAGAGCCTCTTCATAGAGAcattgatataaccaaagtttgtGGAATTGGACCGGGACTAGCATTTGCTAAGTCATTGCTGCACAAGGACTCAAGTGTTAGTCAGGTGGCGCTAGTCCCCTGTGCTATTGGTGGCACCAATATTAGCCAGTGGGCCCGTGGGTCGCAACTCTACAACCAGCTCGTCCGAAGGGCAGTAGCTGCAGTTCAAGGCGGAGGCACCATCCGCGCAATGTTGTGGTATCAAGGTGAGAGTGACACCGAGACATTAGCTGATGCAGAGTTGTacaaaggaaggtttgaaaattTCATAATCAACTTGCGCCAGGATCTTGTATTTCCTATGCTACCAGTAATTCAA GTTGCCCTGGCATCAGGATCAGGGCCATTTATCGCGAAAGTGAGAGAAGCGCAGCTAGGAACTGAGCTTCCGAATGTGTGGTGTGTAGATGCAAAGGGGTTGCAGCTGCAGCCTGATGGACTGCATCTCAGTAGTGCAGCTCAGGTTCAGCTTGGAAAAATGCTGGCTCATGCTTTCTTGCAAACCATTCCTAGCCCAATTCACAGTAGTGCTGCAAGAGGGCTTCCAAAATTTAATGGCTTAAGCTTATTTCAAAGTATAGTTAGTAGATAG
- the LOC141721781 gene encoding cyclin-D3-3-like, translated as MSSTTPFHLDSLYCKEPHFDEDIYQTLGEHEPFLELNDHFDGENEDGLASLFLKEDKNDVCDDLMDTLILVEARRDAVEWMLRVVGFYSFSSLTAVLAVNYFDRFVKRFEFNRDKVWMVQLVSVTCLSLAAKMEEVDVPLLLDFQVEEPAYMFEAKTIQRMEILVLSTLEWKMNPVTPLSFLDCITSRLGLKSYTAWEFHKNCESLLLSIIADCRFMCYLPSVIATATMLLVIRNVEPCNGIDYQTELLGILGIDKCKLQDCCKLVQELVSEGYGSSPNKRKFGSLPGSPRGVMDLCFSSDTSNDSWPVTTSTPTSVSSSPEPASKKRKAQDQDQNQDQPSFDNAASDNLSIPF; from the exons ATGTCTTCCACCACCCCATTTCACCTAGACTCTTTGTACTGTAAAGAACCACATTTCGATGAGGACATTTATCAAACACTTGGTGAGCATGAACCATTTCTTGAACTGAATGACCATTTTGATGGAGAAAATGAAGATGGGCTAGCTTCATTGTTCTTGAAAGAGGATAAGAACGATGTTTGTGACGATCTTATGGACACCCTAATTTTAGTTGAGGCTCGCCGAGACGCGGTGGAGTGGATGCTAAGAGTGGTGGGGTTTTACTCTTTTTCATCACTCACTGCTGTTCTTGCAGTCAACTATTTTGATAGGTTTGTGAAGAGATTTGAGTTTAACAGAGATAAAGTGTGGATGGTTCAGCTTGTTTCTGTTACTTGTTTGTCACTTGCTGCTAAAATGGAAGAAGTTGATGTTCCACTACTGTTGGATTTTCAG GTGGAAGAACCAGCGTATATGTTTGAAGCTAAAACTATTCAAAGAATGGAGATTTTAGTGTTGTCAACTCTTGAGTGGAAGATGAATCCTGTGACACCACTTTCATTTCTTGATTGTATTACAAGCAGGCTTGGTTTGAAAAGCTACACTGCTTGGGAGTTTCACAAGAACTGTGAAAGTCTTCTCCTTTCCATCATTGCTG ATTGTAGGTTCATGTGTTATCTTCCTTCTGTGATAGCAACTGCTACAATGCTGCTTGTGATTAGAAATGTCGAGCCCTGTAATGGAATAGATTACCAAACCGAGCTTTTGGGAATTCTCGGGATCGATAAG TGTAAATTGCAAGATTGCTGCAAACTAGTCCAGGAGCTAGTATCAGAAGGATATGGTAGCAGTCCTAATAAACGCAAGTTTGGTTCTTTGCCGGGGAGTCCTAGAGGGGTAATGGATCTGTGTTTTAGCTCGGATACCTCAAACGATTCGTGGCCGGTGACCACATCTACACCGACCTCTGTATCATCCTCACCGGAGCCAGCCTCGAAGAAGAGAAAGGCCCAGGATCAGGATCAGAATCAGGATCAGCCGAGTTTTGACAATGCAGCTTCAGATAACCTTAGCATTCCTTTTTAA